The following are encoded together in the Brassica napus cultivar Da-Ae chromosome A9, Da-Ae, whole genome shotgun sequence genome:
- the LOC106365136 gene encoding UDP-glycosyltransferase 71C3-like, which produces MVKQEIIFVPYPTPGHLLVTIEFAKSLIKRDNRIHTITILHWTLPYTPHADLFAKSLIASEPQIRFHALPEVKNPPPFDLFLKATEAYVLEFTKATVPLVRDALSTLVSSRDGSDPVRVAGLVLDFFSVPLIEVGNEFNLPSYIFLTCNAGFLGMLKYLPERHRRMGTMLDLSSSEDHHIPGYASSVPSKVFPAGQFVKESYEAWVEIAEKIPQAKGILVNSFTCLEQKAFDHFACCCTDNFPPVYPVGPVLSLEDRPSPDLDPSDQRRIMRWLEDQPESSVVYLCFGSYGVLGAPQIEEIARALEVSGHRFLWSIRTEDGGPCDLLPDGFTDRTASKGLVCGWAPQVEVLAHKAVGGFVSHCGWNSVLESLWFGVPIATWPLYAEQQLNAFTMVTELGLAVELRLDYVSTKKEIVKAEEISEAIRSLMDGENTVRGRVKEKAEAARKALMDGESSFVGVKRFMDDLVGEDF; this is translated from the coding sequence atggtgAAGCAAGAAATCATTTTCGTTCCTTACCCAACCCCTGGTCATCTTCTTGTCACTATCGAGTTTGCTAAATCTCTCATCAAACGCGACAATCGCATTCACACCATCACCATCCTCCACTGGACGTTACCTTACACTCCCCATGCTGACCTCTTTGCGAAATCACTCATCGCTTCGGAGCCACAGATCCGTTTTCACGCCTTGCCTGAAGTCAAGAACCCTCCGCCATTTGACCTCTTCTTGAAAGCCACCGAGGCTTACGTTCTAGAGTTCACCAAGGCGACAGTTCCTCTCGTCAGAGACGCTCTCTCCACCCTCGTCTCCTCCCGTGACGGATCCGACCCGGTTCGGGTCGCCGGTTTGGTTCTTGATTTCTTTAGCGTCCCATTGATCGAAGTGGGAAACGAGTTCAACCTTCCTTCTTACATTTTCTTGACGTGTAACGCTGGTTTCCTTGGTATGTTGAAGTATCTCCCCGAGAGACATCGCAGGATGGGCACCATGCTCGATCTGAGCAGCTCTGAAGATCATCACATTCCAGGCTACGCTAGCTCAGTGCCTTCGAAGGTTTTCCCGGCGGGCCAGTTTGTGAAAGAGTCATACGAGGCTTGGGTCGAGATTGCCGAGAAAATCCCTCAagccaagggtattctggtaaatTCGTTCACGTGTCTCGAGCAGAAGGCATTTGATCACTTCGCTTGTTGTTGCACTGACAACTTTCCTCCGGTTTACCCGGTCGGACCGGTTCTTAGCTTGGAGGATCGTCCGTCCCCGGATCTTGACCCGTCCGATCAGCGTCGGATCATGAGATGGCTGGAGGACCAGCCGGAGTCGTCAGTGGTGTACCTCTGCTTCGGGAGCTACGGAGTCCTCGGGGCACCGCAGATTGAGGAGATAGCTCGAGCCTTGGAGGTCTCTGGCCACAGGTTTCTTTGGTCTATCCGTACCGAGGATGGTGGTCCGTGCGATCTCTTGCCAGACGGGTTTACGGATCGGACGGCCAGTAAGGGACTGGTGTGCGGGTGGGCCCCGCAGGTGGAGGTGCTGGCTCACAAGGCCGTCGGAGGGTTCGTGTCTCACTGCGGCTGGAACTCTGTGCTGGAGAGCTTGTGGTTCGGCGTGCCGATCGCCACCTGGCCGTTGTACGCTGAGCAGCAGCTAAACGCTTTCACGATGGTGACGGAGTTAGGTTTAGCCGTGGAGCTGCGTTTGGATTACGTCTCGACCAAGAAAGAGATAGTGAAGGCTGAGGAGATTTCGGAAGCGATACGGTCTCTGATGGACGGTGAGAATACGGTGAGGGGGAGAGTGAAGGAGAAAGCTGAGGCGGCTAGGAAGGCTTTGATGGACGGAGAATCTTCTTTTGTCGGGGTTAAACGATTCATGGACGACTTGGTCGGCGAGGACTTTTAG
- the LOC106365137 gene encoding deSI-like protein At4g17486: MLCWSGSVKRKQKPGPFPVYLNVYDLTPMNAYGYWLGLGVFHSGVEVHGVEYAFGAHEYPSTGIFEVEPKKCPGFTFRKSILVGKTDTCARDVRVYMEKLAEEYRGNKYNLISRNCNHFCNEVCVKLTQKPIPRWVNRLARLGVLCNCVLPPRLNESKVRRVVKEELSEGEKKRMRNTSRSGPLLTTSSSSSTPDNNHRSHIRAKSTGNHSSSSMGTKEGQRHCAPQAQDKKSPSVSVKT; this comes from the exons ATGTTGTGCTGGAGCGGTTCGGTTAAGCGGAAGCAGAAACCCGGTCCTTTTCCGGTTTACCTGAATGTCTATGATCTAACTCCTATGAATGCTTATGGCTACTGGCTCGGACTTGGTGTCTTTCATTCTGGTGTTGAAG TTCATGGAGTTGAATATGCATTTGGAGCACATGAATATCCAAGCACAGGCATCTTTGAAGTGGAGCCAAAGAAGTGTCCTGGTTTCACCTTCAGGAAATCGATTCTCGTCGGTAAAACAGACACGTGTGCGAGAGATGTCAGAGTCTATATGGAGAAACTAGCTGAAGAGTATCGAGGGAACAAGTACAATCTCATCTCAAGAAACTGCAACCATTTTTGTAATGAAGTTTGTGTTAAACTTACTCAGAAACCAATCCCTAGATGGGTAAACCGACTTGCTCGCTTAG GGGTTCTCTGTAACTGCGTGTTACCACCACGCTTAAACGAGTCAAAAGTGAGACGAGTAGTAAAAGAAGAGCTTTCagaaggagagaagaagagaatgagGAACACATCACGGTCAGGTCCTTTACTTACtacctcttcatcttcttcgacACCTGATAATAATCATCGTTCACACATTCGAGCAAAATCAACTGGtaatcattcttcttcttctatgggTACTAAGGAAGGTCAAAGACACTGTGCGCCTCAAGCTCAAGACAAGAAGTCACCAAGCGTAAGCGTCAAGACTTGA
- the LOC106363679 gene encoding naringenin,2-oxoglutarate 3-dioxygenase-like: MARRISSEIAGESKLYEFSDEILVISLSGIDDVGGKKEDICPQIMEAFEKWGMVQAIDHGVDTNLMADMTSLARDFFALTTEEKLRFDMSGGKGGGEAMKDWREIVMYSTYPVSTRDYSRWPDKPEGWLKVTEEYSERLIGLAYKVLEVLSEAMGLEKDALKNACVDMEQKIVVNYFPKRPKLDLALGMRHTDHGIITLLLQDQVSCLQATRDNGNTWVTVPLVPGALVINLGDIGHQQEVHDFRPSGGGLKSSKLFINIFFFPAPHATVYPLKVRDGEKTIIEEPISFEEITMRKLKDL, from the exons ATGGCTCGACGAATTTCGAGTGAAATAGCCGGAGAATCTAAGCTCTATGAGTTCAGTGACGAAATACTGGTGATATCTCTCTCTGGAATCGATGATGTTGGTGGGAAAAAGGAAGACATCTGCCCTCAGATCATGGAGGCTTTCGAGAAGTGGGGCATGGTCCAGGCAATTGATCATGGTGTTGATACAAATTTGATGGCTGATATGACTAGCCTTGCGCGAGACTTCTTTGCCTTAACTACTGAAGAGAAGCTCCGGTTCGACATGTCCGGTGGTAAGGGCGGC GGAGAGGCCATGAAGGACTGGAGGGAGATAGTGATGTATTCCACGTACCCTGTGAGTACCAGAGACTACTCACGGTGGCCAGATAAGCCGGAGGGATGGTTGAAAGTGACGGAGGAGTATAGCGAGAGACTGATAGGTTTGGCTTATAAAGTCCTTGAGGTTTTGTCTGAAGCTATGGGACTTGAGAAAGATGCACTAAAAAATGCATGCGTTGATATGGAGCAGAAAATCGTTGTTAATTATTTTCCAAAACGCCCTAAACTTGACCTAGCACTCGGAATGCGTCACACTGACCACGGAATCATCACTTTGCTACTCCAAGACCAAGTCAGTTGTTTACAAGCTACAAGGGACAACGGCAATACATGGGTTACGGTTCCGTTAGTTCCAGGAGCGCTTGTCATCAATCTGGGTGACATTGGTCAC CAACAGGAGGTTCATGACTTCAGACCATCAGGTGGTGGACTCAAATCGAGCAAACTGTtcataaacatatttttctttccGGCTCCTCATGCCACCGTGTATCCACTAAAAGTAAGAGACGGAGAGAAGACAATCATCGAGGAACCAATCAGTTTTGAAGAGATAACTATGAGAAAGCTGAAAGATCTCTAG